Proteins found in one Carassius auratus strain Wakin unplaced genomic scaffold, ASM336829v1 scaf_tig00215734, whole genome shotgun sequence genomic segment:
- the LOC113095466 gene encoding partitioning defective 3 homolog B-like — translation MGFVLVCVCSSSLTRTVEISEEQGPLGIHVVLYCSSLSGRAQEIFRQAMRSSLVCLEVVPVFNKECFEKSVIGHLFISENPESSRWTKDPPPLKVKPVESSSGQQAEIQESNSSLESCSLASPLPIRLSLTPRSKSADSPLLKNGLGPSPLQNHNNKNGKRLSINLRKRS, via the exons ATGGGttttgttcttgtgtgtgtgtgcagtagcAGCCTCACAAGGACGGTGGAGATTTCAGAAGAACAAGGGCCTCTAGGAATACACGTGGTGCTGTACTGTTCCTCTCTCAGCGGAAG AGCACAGGAAATATTCAGACAAGCCATGCGTTCTTCCCTTGTTTGTTTAGAAGTTGTTCCAGTTTTTAATAAAGAATGCTTTGAGAAGAGTGTGATCGGCCACCTCTTCATTTCAGAAAACCCTGAATCATCCAGATGGACCAAAGACCCTCCACCGCTGAAGGTGAAGCCTGTGGAGTCCTCCTCAGGACAGCAAGCTGAGATTCAAGAGTCCAACAGCAGTTTAGAGAGTTGCTCTCTGGCCTCCCCATTACCCATCAGGCTCTCACTCACCCCCAGAAGCAAAAGTGCTGACAGCCCTCTCCTGAAAAACGGCCTGGGACCATCTCCTCTAcaaaaccacaacaacaaaaatggaaAGAGGCTCAGTATCAATCTTAGGAAAAG GTCCTGA